In a single window of the Mugil cephalus isolate CIBA_MC_2020 chromosome 6, CIBA_Mcephalus_1.1, whole genome shotgun sequence genome:
- the LOC125009586 gene encoding putative claudin-24, with amino-acid sequence MDTCVCALELLGMLVYVGAWLCALATTILPQWLTMSTALLPVESYELGLWETCVVQDVGGMECRAYDSLLGLSSDLKLARIFMCTALTVGMLGILVAVPGLYLVNSCKERGGFRSKRTLIVTGGVLAMISGVLCLIPVSYTAHLAVIHFFDDTVPDVVPRWEFGDALFSGWAAGFLLIVAGVLLVSSSSCSQVDAQPALQRTFHVMGADVHHRKRSEYV; translated from the coding sequence ATGGACACGTGCGTCTGCGCTTTGGAGCTGCTGGGGATGCTGGTCTACGTTGGAGCGTGGCTGTGCGCTTTAGCCACCACTATCTTGCCGCAGTGGCTCACCATGTCCACTGCGCTGCTGCCGGTGGAGAGCTACGAGCTGGGCCTGTGGGAGACCTGTGTGGTCCAGGACGTCGGAGGGATGGAGTGCAGGGCCTACGACAGCCTGCTGGGCCTTTCCAGCGACCTCAAGCTGGCCCGCATCTTCATGTGCACTGCCCTCACTGTGGGCATGCTGGGAATTCTGGTGGCCGTACCCGGACTTTACCTGGTCAACAGCTGTAAGGAGCGCGGCGGCTTTCGAAGCAAGAGGACTTTAATTGTCACAGGAGGGGTGCTGGCGATGATTTCTGGAGTGCTGTGTCTAATCCCTGTGTCCTACACGGCCCACTTGGCGGTGATACACTTCTTCGACGACACGGTGCCCGACGTGGTGCCCCGGTGGGAGTTTGGAGACGCACTGTTCTCTGGCTGGGCGGCAGGGTTCCTCCTCATAGTGGCCGGGGTGCTCTTGGTGAGCTCTAGCTCGTGCTCTCAGGTGGACGCGCAGCCGGCGCTGCAGCGCACGTTCCACGTGATGGGCGCAGACGTTCACCACAGGAAGCGCTCAGAGTACGTTTAA